aaatgaattaagaatatttttttgtacactaaccaatttgataattagtttaataaaaaaatataatatttatttatttaaaccaacttatttttctaaagatttgAAGAATCAGTGATGACATTTACCCGATTCTTCTCtgatatattaataaaaagtatagtatatatatatttacatgaaCCAATCTTCCATCAAAATTCTTCTCTGATACAGGATCTCTAGTTTCTAAATTTTGACCCTATACGTGTAGTGTCGTACTCATATCTCTCTAGCTCTCTCTCTTCTACGTTTATGGCAGCGTTAGAGACTGTAGGGCAGTGACAATTCCACCACTTGCGTGTGTAAGCGGAGATAGAATCTTAAAGGGATCTTAAAAGTATCTCCCTTTCTTCTtacccatctctctctctattaatgTTTGGGACTCTCGCTTCCGGAGAACTCGAAACCGCCAGATTGAGGCGTGATTTAGGGTTTTCATGCGGTGGTATAAGAATGGAAGGCGAGCAGACGCAGAAACTCGTTGTGGGGTATGCTCTGACTcccaagaagaaaaagagtttcTTGCAGCCCAAGCTTGAAGTCCTGGCTAGGTAACCAAACATAACACAAATGTTACATACATAGTTTTCAAAATTGTGTTACAATCTTCGATGTGTTTCTTGTCCCGAGACGAATGTTCGTTTGATTGGCGTATAATACTGAACCGACAATGTGTTTTCCACTTTTAAAAGGATATTTAGGACTTTGACATTTTCACTAGATTTGGTTCTTGTTTCCTTACTCCTGGTATAGCTATATTGTTTGTTTGCATGATTCTATTGTGGAGGACCATAGCCACTAGCAATTGTCTTGTCATGTGCCATGTTTTTGTCTTTAGCTTGCTTAGACTTACACTAGTATACTTGTGGTATCAGGAACCTTGTTTCTATGGGAATATTCCTTCTTTTTATCCTTTTGGATTAGTCTCTGTTGGAGTTTGACTTTACCCTCCTTTAAAAAAATGCATTTgatatttttccttttctatcGCTTGGAAATCTTCTTCACCCACATGGGTTGTTTTAGTTAGAACTTAGAACAATGACTAACTCTTACTTAAAATTATCTCAAACAAGGATTCTATAGTTCAACCACATCCCACATGGGTGTTTTTAGTTAAAACAATGACTGGTTCTACTTAAAAAATATCATGTTACAGAATCTCTCAAACAAGGATTTTATACTTCAGGGATAAATCTTTCTTAGTGAGTCGGTTTGACGTCTGGTCTAGTACTTTTGCTTCTTTCTAATCACCCCATAGCTTTCaggcttttttctttttacagcAGAGTGTTTGAACAAGTGTTAACAGTACTACGTTTGTATGTCTATTTTAGGAGAAAAGGCATTTGCTTTGTCCCCATTGATTTGAACCGTCCACTCTCTGAACAAGGGCCATTTGATGTCGTTTTGCATAAGGTTTGTGAGAATTATAAGAATGCTTTCAACTGAAcctttttaaatatgtatttctgCTAAAAATCTTATGATTTATGATTCTGCATTTGCAGTTGCTAGGAAAAGAGTGGCAAGATGTTATTGAGGTTAGCGGCTGCCTTTTGGTGTGAGAGTATTTTCCATGTAATGAGAGTAGTGTGGCAAACACAATATCTTGTTTGACAATCTCATGTTAGCCTCTCTATGTTTGTAGGATTACCAGCAAAAACACCCGGAAGTGACTGTGCTTGATCCTCCAGGTGCAATACAACGTATACATAATCGACAATCGATGCTTGAGGGTTTGGCAGATTTGAACCTGTCTGATTGCAGTGGTAATAATTCACATTTGTTATTTATACATTAAGATCAACCACTTTTTTAAATTTCTCTATAAGTGATTTTGGTAAATCTTTGTAGGCAGCATTTTTGTTCCAAAGCAAATGGTTGTCTTGAAAGATTCAGCATCTAGTGCTGATAGAGCCGTAGAAGCTGGTCTTAAATTTCCATTAGGTAGAAAAAATttcaacatatatattatttccaaTAAACTTGGTCCAAACTTGATTCTTGTAACTTTGTTCCAGTTGCAAAGCCACTCTGGATCGACGGAACTGCAAAGTCACATCAGTTGTTCTTAGCTTATGACAGGCGCTCGCTTGCAGAACTTGATCCACCTTTGGTCCTGCAAGAGTTTGTTAATCATGGTACTATTGTGTTTTACGTTACACTTTAGTATGCAATTGTCTCAAACTATAGTATGCATCCTAAATTCActttttggtgtctcaaggtggAGTTATGTTCAAGGTTTTTGTGGTGGGTGATACTATAAAAGTTGTGAGACGATTCTCTCTACCGAATATTAGTAATTGTGAAAAAGGCAAAGTTGATGGCGTCTTCCAGTTCCCAAGGGTTTCATCTGCTGCTGCTTCAGCCGATAACGCTGACTTGGACCCTAGTGTTGCTGAGCTACCTCCAAAGCCTTTCCTAGAGGCCCTTGCAAAAGAGCTACGAATCTTATTGGTATATAAACTTGCTGCTTCTTCACATTTTTTTGCCAATCAAGTCTGTTTTGTTTTAAGTTGTTGATGCTTTGTTTTGAATAGAGACTTCGGCTTTTCAACATAGACATGATCAGGGAACATGGGAGCAAGAACGTGTTTTATGTTATTGACATCAATTATTTTCCTGGTTTGTATTTGAAGCTTTTCTGTACGTAGTGTGAATATGATTTTGTCAGATAGATGAACTTATTGTCTTTGAAATTACATTTACAGGTTATGCAAAGATGCCAGATTATGAGCAAGTTTTTGTAGATTTCTTCCACGATATGGCGCAAGCCAAACAGAAGAAGAGACATTGTAAATGAAGAGCCTCTGAACTCATGCAAGGAGCTGTGAGAAAAGTATAATGACTAAACTAATGATGGATTTGTACAGAATTAGCTCTCATCCCTTTTGGAAGCTTTATGAGATGACAAGTTTTGATTAGTGATTCTGAGTATTTTTTCAACAACTCAAAACGTTTTAGAGAAGTTGCTAAggattcgaaaaaaaaaaaagaaaaaaaaattgctatagGATTCATTTTACCACAAAAAGTCATCATCAATATTAGGCCTTACTCCTTCGCAATTGTCATTGAACCCGAAATCTGAACCAAACACTAGCAAGGAAACTTAAAGATTCAATctgcaaaatatatattatgtaaaatggTATTTTGAATTACGAATATTATCCAAACTGGAAATGAATCCAAAAGAtactcaaaaaatttgaaaaaccaaaaaaaaaaacttgatctaaaaattgaaattagtaTCCAAATAAAtagtgaaaacataaataaatatttcaaatatttagttttatttttattttgacatgATCGAAATATTATTGACTGGAATCGAATGAGTTCAGATCCAGAATAGATATCTGGCATAGATAAATTTAGTTGAATCCAAATTATTATTAACCAAACATGATTCATACTTGAATGGGATGGGACATGACATACGAGGCAAAATCAGTATGGCCAACAGAATTTCGGTTAGTTacataaaccaaaccaaaccaaataaaCCGGTTCAATCAAATTTGATTTCGTCAACTCTTTGTTTCTAAAACGCAATCCTTAAACCTTTTCATCTCTTAGCTACTCTTCTCCTCCCAACAATGTCTCTGCTCCTCCGAACTCTCCCTCTCCGACCTTCCCTTTTCCTCTCCGCCACCGCCAACGCCGCCGTTCTCTTCCTCTTACCCAAGCTAAGAAACCCACTTCCCCGAACCCGAAGAACCTTCTCCAATTCCACCGCCGCAGCCACCTCCATCGACTCCGTAGTGAAaccgcctcctcctcctcttcctccgtCTCTTCTCAGGTGGGTTTCTCGCACAGAGCTTTGCGGTGAGTTATCAGTCGAAGACGTTGGAAAAAGAGTCCACCTTTGCGGGTGGGTCGCCCTCCACCGAGTCCACGGAGGTCTCACTTTCCTTAACCTTAGAGATCATACAGGCATTGTCCAGGTCTTCCATCTCAACTAAAGTCTCCCACTTTGTAATTAGTATTTAGAAAGTTTCTTACCAATGCACTTAAGTTGTGTTCGGTTCAATTCATTTTGGGactttatgttttgttaatgTTTCGGGAGTTTTATAATTATTAGGTTAGGACGCTTCCTGATGAGTTTCCTGAGGCGCACGGCTTGATCAATGACATGAGACTTGAGTACGTTGTTTCAGTGGAAGGTACTGTTCGTGCTAGACCAAATGAGTCCAtcaacaagaaaatgaaaacaggAGTTGTTGAGGTATATGCTTTCTCTTCTTTCATTCAGCTCACTATATGTTTTGGTCTTTCTGAAAGTTAGTAGGTTGTTGCATTAGGTAGTTGCAGAGCATGTTGAAATATTGAATCCTGTGAGGTCAAAGCTTCCCTTCCTCGTTACTACTTCTGACGAGACAAAAGATTCGATTAAAGAAGATATTCGCTTAAGGTGAAATATTAGCTATCTTTCATggttggtcttttttttttgctttgaagCTCCAAGTGCTTAAATGATGCTTTtggattttgtttgtttattggTAGGTTTCGATGTCTTGATCTACGCCGTCAGCAGATGACGAATAATATTGTTCTTCGCCATAATGTGGTAAAACTGATTAGGAGGTATCTAGAAGACTTGCATGGGTTTATTGAGGTACTTCCTTCTCCATTTGAAAGAGGGTCTGCACAGTTCTTTTGGTCTTACctagtttttgtttttcatcTTGGTTTGTTGTTTGTGTTAGATTGAAACTCCAATACTCTCTAGATCAACTCCAGAAGGCGCTCGAGATTATTTGGTTCCCTCAAGAATTCAGGTGCATTTGTACTTCTTTTTATCTTGATTTATTCGCTTTAGAGAATGAAGAAGCTTTAATCATAGTTTATAGACTGATTCTATCAAATGTCTCTTTCGAAGTCAGGAACATTTTATGCTTTGCCCCAAAGTCCTCAGCTCTTCAAACAAATGTTAATGGTCTCTGGGTTTGACAAGTATTACCAGATAGCAAGGTATGTATGAATATGATCTTTGGCTCTAAAGCATGGTCTAGAATAAGACTCCCTAGCATACGTGGCGCATCATGcaaatgatttttctttggtACTTATCAGATGTTTTAGAGATGAAGATCTAAGAGCTGATAGGCAACCTGAATTCACTCAGCTTGATATGGAAATGGCTTTCATGCCTATGGAGGACATGCTCAAGCTGAATGAGGATCTTATTCGTAAGGTAAGGGCTCCATTGAGCTATGTTGATGATGTTTTAATCTTGTTACTTCGTAATGTGTTTTACGTCCTGTAATTCTGTTCCTCATTTTCTTCGTGAATCTCTTCACTTTAGTGATATTTTGGTGAACTCCAgcacttttttattatttgaaactTCTTGTGCAGGTCTTTGCAGAGATCAAAGGTATACAGCTACCTGATCCATTCCCAAGACTGACGTATGCTGATGCAATGGATCGATATGGTTCAGATAGACCAGATACAAGATTTGATCTTGAGTTGAAAGACGTAATATTATCTCTGCATCTTGGTTATTTAGCTAACTGTTACAAAGAAGTATATAAATATCTCTTTGCCTGCTTTTGTTTCCTGCAAGGACATAATTGCTTATGCTGGTTTTTAGCTTGACTTAGGTAGTGCGTTAGAGAGCTATTTTCCATATTTTGTACAGAAGCTGTGAAGtctattttaatgtttaaacTCCCAAGTTTTTGAAATTGCAGGTGTCAAATGCTTTCACAGGATCGTCCTTCAGGGTTTTCACGGAGACCCTTGAAAGCGGTGGAATCATTAAAGTACTATGTGTGCCTTTGGGTgctaaaaaatattcaaactcaGCTCTCAAAAAAGGAGATGTTTACAATGAAGCAATGAAATCTGGAGCAAAGGGTCTACCGTTCTtgaaggtcctggataatggtAAATAGATATATCATGCCTACTGCTATATCTCTGTCATTCTTTTATAGTAACATTCAGCGCTGATTAGGTCCAAACTTCTGATGCAGGCGAGGTGGAGGGAATTGCAGCATTAGTGTCTAGTTTAGACTCTGAGGGTAAAGCAAACATTGTGAGACAATGTGGAGCAAAGCCTGGTGATCTTATTTTATTTGGAGTGGGTCCTGTTACTTCTGTTAATAAGACCCTAGACAGGTTAAGACTTTTTGTTGCCCATGACATGGATTTGATTGACCATGTAAGTTCCTCAGTTGGCTAgtcacttcttttttttcttcttaatgaCAGTTTATCAGATTAATGCGTTATcatgtttattatattttagtccAAGCACTCCATTCTGTGGGTAACAGACTTCCCAATGTTCGAGTGGAATGAACCAGAGCAGAGGCTTGAGGTCTGTGAGTTCTTAATCTGATTTCTTCCATGAGATGAGATTAATGGCCAAATATGTTGTTTGCTAATATGAAATTACCTTTTCTCTTCAGGCATTACATCATCCATTCACAGCTCCTAGGCCTGAAGATATAGATGACTTACCTTCTGCAAGAGCTCTCGCTTATGACATGGTCTACAATGGGGTCGAGGTAAACAAAACAGCTTGGCCATTTACTTTTTTATGAAACAATGGTTTGGGAGATTTCTTTGATACGCTGTCTTAATTTATAATAGATTGGTGGAGGAAGTTTAAGGATATATAAGCGGGATGTCCAAGAAAAGGTTTTGGAGATCATTGGCATCTCAGCTGAAGAAGTGAGACTCATTTTCTAAATTGACATCTACAGATTGTAAGCCTTGTCTCATGTTTTCTTTTCCCTGCAAACAGGCTGAAGCGAAGTTTGGCTATCTTCTGGAGGCTCTTGACATGGGTGCTCCTCCTCATGGTATGTAAATTTACACAGGCTTCATTGATTCAACGTGTCCTTTCATGTGTCGGGATATTTAACGTACACCATAATCAACCCGTCGACAACTTTCTGCCTTGGATCTTTAAGGAAAAATGGGATTAAATTTGTCTGACACTTTGTTCAATAACTTGATGGCACTCTTGTGATGATGCTGTTGCTGAAGAAGATTGTTCAAGCATGGTTGATGAAGCATTAGTATTTGATATGTTATTTCAGGTGGAATTGCTTATGGATTGGATAGGATGGTGATGATGCTGGGAGGTGCGAGTTCCATAAGGGATGTAATAGCTTTCCCAAAGACAACCACAGCGCAATGTGCCTTAACCAGAACTCCCTCTGAAGTCGATCCAAAGCAGCTCCAAGATCTCTCCATCCGCACCAAATAATAGCTCTGAGAAGATGATCAAGTAGAGATGTGGTAATAATAGTATATCGGAGGCAAACCTCTTGTCCACATCTTCTATATATCCTTAACACCATTGGTTATTGATTTTACAGAAATTTGTATGGATATTAGTATATTACTTTTTGAAACGATATTTGAAGAGTTCCCACTTGaacataaaagataaaaaaattaccCACAATAAATTTTTTGAGTTGCTGATTATTGATGTATCTTATCTATACTACAACACGTGGATCTTGTTCAGATATTCATGTCTTCCTACGGGTGGAGAGAGAGGGAAAACAGACTGAGCTTCGATAAATCTACAGAGAGAGTTTATAATAAGGGAACAAAGAGGGCAAACTTTGGAGAAAAGAAAGAGTGCAAAGGACATTGGCAAGGCCCAGACAGAAGAGGGTCAAGTAGgagtgggcgttcgggtacccgttcgggttcggatcgggtatttcggtatagaggtgtagaacccgttcgggtatttctgtatttcgggtcgggttcgggtatttttagttcggattcggttatttcggatcggcttcggatatttagattttgaaaaaaaaattaaaatttttatttctcaagttttttgtatttaaaaatttaactttcagttaactaagtttttatttataatagattgaaggattaatagatttggacataacattttaaaactaaaaaggcattaatttagttatttttttttaattttggatgtaattttttgttaatttttgaaataaaaaacttgacatgcattttttaagtgagtagcaaatcattttttccgtaattgtatgtacatcatatgaacttaaagtatgtgtagtatcaatataaatattttatataaaatgagagatataaactagaaatataaggttaattatacatgtgttcggttatcttcggatatccattcgggttcgggtattacccgttcggattcgggtatccaatctctccttattcaatactcgttcgggtattttgctatttcggttcggatttcggttcggacttttcggatcgggttcaggtgccacttcggatatcgggtaaagtgcccacccctaagGTCAAGCGAAGACTACTCcctcattttattatttatttattggggaattaatttacaattattgacaaaattttataaaaatatttgctGTGATAATTATGTAATCTTTTGAAATATCCTCAATTATCAGAActcattctaaatttgtaatcgtgaaactgaaaataattttggaaaaaaaaacatgtcatttttttgtttggaatggTGAATCCTCTATGTAGATGTAGTACGTAGATATTGTTCCTGGTTATAATAGCACAACCTTGTATGTCTTGAAAAAggatttataacaaaaatatacatttccaaacaaaaaaaatctttagatgacaaaacctaaaattaaatagaACTATAAAGGCATGATCACtgataaaagaaatattttaatataatataatattaataaataataacgaataattatattaaaataagtaggttaattttaaactaaaagaaaatttgTACAATTACAGAATGGAAGTTTCTAGCAAAATTTTAAAGTATCTAAATTAAAACCCGTTTTTCATATTTCTCTTACTTTTTTTTCAGAAAGTAATTCCACGAAATACAATGAGAAACTTCCGTTATTAGTATCCTTAGATATTCAATTAATCTGATTAAGATGCTTTGTAAGAGAATGATTTCAGCATTGAAAACTTAATATGTGTATGAGTCATTCTTGAAGTGGTCAAAGTGGACTAGACAATGGATCAAGACCACAACAGTCTAAGAAATATATTTGTTGATTGAGCAGGTAGTAGTACACATTTGATATATCGTCTTatttttgctctttttttttaggGTCAACCtgctctctttttttaataaaacatatgtaTTTTCTAATTCCAATTAATGAGaccaaacttttatttttggttcAAAGATAGGAGAATTTTCTATAacttacacaaaatcaaaacaTAGGAAAATTAGTTGATGTCCCACACCATGTGCAgactaatatatttatatatctaataatttttaattctaatatttatttttaataatttcgaTACAAATTtagattaatattaaaattataaaacttcaatattcaTACTGGTAATCAATGTGTTAAATTACcttcttttgtttcatatttttatttatgggaTGTGGATTTtggatcaaaaatattttctatagtaataatcaaattaggaaacttggatttgaaattaaatactTATTGTATTTGGACTGAatgtattataattaattataacctATAAAATGTTAACAAAATAACAATAGCCTAGAAGTATTCAATCCGGTAAAACTGAACcatttaaaaccgaaccaaaatgaAGTAAATAGTTTTGATTTGGTAGTATCAAATAAACCAAATGCGTGTTATTTTGAAAACTCTAGTATATGGACATGGTTTAGGATATTAACCCATCCAACCGAATAAAccgattaattaaaatatattagtatatttatatataaatttataataatctgtattttgaacaatattttcaataaaaaacagaaaattggCTATAATAATAGTCattaaaaccataaactaaatataagatTAACATAATTATGATACTATATGtagatattattaatatcaattgttaatatatatttaattaaatgttttaaatatcataataattatatattagaattttaaaaataatagtatatatataggtAGAATaggttaatatttattaattatcttaaaatattatgataaatttatatattaaaataaaaaaattaaataatattataagttAAACTAATGACTTATCCTAAAATCACggagaatatgacaactaaACAAATTCACTAAGATCATGGAAAATATGACAAGGAAGTAAATTCACttatcaaataatagtatagattactcATTGTGTCACGTTTTCAATTGACTATAACTTACACAATTTCAAAACTTCGGAGAATTTTAACTTTATCCTAAGTTAGCTGCcaattttcaaatttactttTGTTTGAAAGATagctattttcatatatacctTAAATCTgtgataatattaaaataactttcctaaaacatttataaatattaaataataatttataaaagttaatAAACCCAATCACACctttaaatactaaaaatccTAAACACAAATGTTAGagtatttgattaaaaattttttttgagaagTGGTAATCGGcatattttaatcaatttctCTCAAAACATTGTGAAATGTACGCACGTTATCTATGCTTTTAGACAGGTCCGGCTCTGGCCCAGTGCTGGAGGTGCATTTGCACAgggtccatttttttttaacttttttcagCTTAGTTTAGGatcctgttaaaaaaaaatttgtataaagAAATAGGTGTCAAAATTTGTGTAGTACATGACCCATTTTATGTTTGAGACGGGCTCGGTTTTAGATGTGCAAAAGgtgatatatatgttttttttttttaactgaggTGATATATATGTTCGTAGAGCTGACAGTGATGACTATCTAGGACAGCTAGGGGGGATGGaacaatatttctaaaattattagttttggctgtggattatatattttagagtaaaaaactTGTATTTTTGGTTCAAAGATCGATTTCTTCCATCAATCGCCTAGTTCTCGATAACCAAGGTGATGAAATAATAGCTAGTTCAGAATTATGtatttctagaaaaaaaaacagcaaaatGAAAACGGTACATCGATCTATGTTAGAAAACATAttatagagaaaataaaaattaagctAAACGTTTGGAAACTCTTTAAAAAGGATTCAACTAATGGTTTGGAAACGCTTTCATCAAAATGCAGCTAACGATTTTGAAATTCTTGGCATATTATCACAACTGAAAAAAAGGAGACTTGTACATACTACATAGCAAACAAAGCAAGTGCATGCCGTAGCATTGCAGTTTTCTTATTCCATTATAGAAACACACGCATAAATATGGTACAAAAGACGACCGGACCAAACAAACCAATCATTATTAGCTTATATATGAACAGCATAGAAACAAACAATAAACACATAGACTTGGAAACATATTCAAAGGAGGGGGGATCATAGGTTATCTCCTTTTAGTAAGGCCACTGGCCAACAATGTTACCGGGAGGATCATAGTTGCAAGTAATATAGGTTCCACCACTGATGCAGCTCACTTTTGCACATCCCAACTTAACCGAGTTTCTCCAAACAACCTGAGTATAGCTTAAGCACTTTGTTAACGGATCAGCACATGTGTTGGAATTATAATCGTAGTCAGATTTCTGGTTAACCCACGCTTCAACTGCTTCAGCGGCTGACATGCTAGCACTATTCCAAGCGAGATTCTCGCCATAGGGCCCTGGCTCGCCATTGGGCCCCTCCGAGTTTTTCAAAGCGCAGTCGCCTCTACGCTGGTTCGCATAGGTAGTGGCATAAAGAGCCACCCGAACGTCCCACGTTAAAGGACCTACCCCAACCGCAGCTCGTGCATCGTTGTGAGCTGCCAAAAAGTCTTCTGGTCTGTCTTGTGATTTTATGGGAGCAATAAAAACGAGGAAAATGGTCGTGGCCAAGATTAGGTTTCGAGATTGGATAAagattttcatctttttttgttttgaacgtTTAGAGTTTTTAAGTTTTGGTGCTTCTTAAAAGTGAGGATTATAACCAAGTTATATAGTAGGTGGCAGGGAAACTTGTGAAATGTTCTTTTACTTTCCGAAGCTATCACTTGTGAAATTTATATTGTTAAATagttagaaaaacaaaaaaaaaatagttagaaCTTAGAAAAGAATGCGTCTTCGGTCATATAGTTGGCCAGTTCATTAAGAATTATATTCCTAGAATTTAAATTTCTCTTAAATTTGTTGTCTTAATTATTTGAAGTACGAGGATGACCTTATGAAACATTTTAATGACTTGTTTGTCGTATAAACAATATGTATGgaacaatatatatgtatatatatggaacAAGTATAACTTGAGATGATTTTCTTGTGTGTTTGTGATTAATGCTTTTAGaaagtttacaattttattttagcaaaaaaaaaaaagtttacaattttacatgtatataaatGATAGTTTATGGTTTGCGTCAACTTTTCAATTGACTAGAAGTTTTTCCAAACACTATGAACTGATGTACGCAAgatatttagggttttagacaatttctaatgtattcccttaattttttttcttttaaaatagagtaattataaaatagagaTGTGTTTCTTTTAACGTATTTTTatctcttaaaataaatatttttaaaagttttttttattttataataagttCCTTTTATTTagtgaaatttgaaaattaacCTTATGTACTTTAACTTTTGCAattcttttataaaattttgattttgtttaaaCTAAATTGTAAAGactattatataaacaaaagtgtgattttattttacaaaaaaaaaaactgcatttctctacaaaatatttgttttagctAAAACTATGAAAGTTTGAAAGTTGAGGAACAACTGTGAAAATGAAATAGTATGATTCTATAATAaaagaatgttatttttgtctttatatttatagaaaatagcaattttaaaacaaagatgagttaaaacatattattataatatataaaagtaaaagTAGCAATgagttgaaaatatttttagatgcgcaaaaaaaaaagaatattttatagaGATGACCCTTAAATTTTAGGgactataaaaattaatttggcCACCTTTTAAGAAAAACGCAAAAAAGATTAATCTAAAGTGGACTCATGTGGAAGCACCGTGGCCTAGTGAtcaaggtttaaaggcttctacacccaggtctgAGGTTCAAATCCCAGGCAACGTAATTTCTACAGAAAGAGTTCTGGGTTTCAATTCCCGGAGAAGGCGAATTATGCAGAAAATTAGAGAAATTGCTTACAAGAGATTTTCAGCATGGTGCAAGGAGTACCGTCAGGAATGGATCTCATAGGGCTACTCAGGGTAATGCAGTCAGGCGTGAATCCTCATAAGGCAGGTAAAATTGTCGACTGTaatatcgtctatgtaatatttctcataatttgtaatagtataattaaccagacaaaaaaaaaagtggactCATGAAGAATCGAAACTGAAC
The sequence above is drawn from the Brassica napus cultivar Da-Ae chromosome A8, Da-Ae, whole genome shotgun sequence genome and encodes:
- the LOC106404797 gene encoding inositol-tetrakisphosphate 1-kinase 2-like; its protein translation is MFGTLASGELETARLRRDLGFSCGGIRMEGEQTQKLVVGYALTPKKKKSFLQPKLEVLARRKGICFVPIDLNRPLSEQGPFDVVLHKLLGKEWQDVIEDYQQKHPEVTVLDPPGAIQRIHNRQSMLEGLADLNLSDCSGSIFVPKQMVVLKDSASSADRAVEAGLKFPLVAKPLWIDGTAKSHQLFLAYDRRSLAELDPPLVLQEFVNHGGVMFKVFVVGDTIKVVRRFSLPNISNCEKGKVDGVFQFPRVSSAAASADNADLDPSVAELPPKPFLEALAKELRILLRLRLFNIDMIREHGSKNVFYVIDINYFPGYAKMPDYEQVFVDFFHDMAQAKQKKRHCK
- the LOC106406806 gene encoding aspartate--tRNA ligase, chloroplastic/mitochondrial, which translates into the protein MSLLLRTLPLRPSLFLSATANAAVLFLLPKLRNPLPRTRRTFSNSTAAATSIDSVVKPPPPPLPPSLLRWVSRTELCGELSVEDVGKRVHLCGWVALHRVHGGLTFLNLRDHTGIVQVRTLPDEFPEAHGLINDMRLEYVVSVEGTVRARPNESINKKMKTGVVEVVAEHVEILNPVRSKLPFLVTTSDETKDSIKEDIRLRFRCLDLRRQQMTNNIVLRHNVVKLIRRYLEDLHGFIEIETPILSRSTPEGARDYLVPSRIQSGTFYALPQSPQLFKQMLMVSGFDKYYQIARCFRDEDLRADRQPEFTQLDMEMAFMPMEDMLKLNEDLIRKVFAEIKGIQLPDPFPRLTYADAMDRYGSDRPDTRFDLELKDVSNAFTGSSFRVFTETLESGGIIKVLCVPLGAKKYSNSALKKGDVYNEAMKSGAKGLPFLKVLDNGEVEGIAALVSSLDSEGKANIVRQCGAKPGDLILFGVGPVTSVNKTLDRLRLFVAHDMDLIDHSKHSILWVTDFPMFEWNEPEQRLEALHHPFTAPRPEDIDDLPSARALAYDMVYNGVEIGGGSLRIYKRDVQEKVLEIIGISAEEAEAKFGYLLEALDMGAPPHGGIAYGLDRMVMMLGGASSIRDVIAFPKTTTAQCALTRTPSEVDPKQLQDLSIRTK
- the LOC106405368 gene encoding pathogenesis-related protein 1-like translates to MKIFIQSRNLILATTIFLVFIAPIKSQDRPEDFLAAHNDARAAVGVGPLTWDVRVALYATTYANQRRGDCALKNSEGPNGEPGPYGENLAWNSASMSAAEAVEAWVNQKSDYDYNSNTCADPLTKCLSYTQVVWRNSVKLGCAKVSCISGGTYITCNYDPPGNIVGQWPY